The Cytobacillus firmus genome segment TGTTTCTATTTTCTTCAATGCAGCGGCAGGCATATCGCCTTCCCTATCGCGGATCATTCTGGTTAAGGCCCGGAAAATATCGTCTTCTAAAAAGGGCGACAAATAGCCATAGAGCATTTCATCATCAATCATGGAATGATCGTAGACAACATTTTTTAAATTCTGTTTTACCCCTGAGCGCTGAAGATATAATTTCACATACAAATGAAAGAATGGTATGTAGCTTGAAAAGATAATATGAGGCTTCATTCGTTTCATATATCCGGAACTGCACAGCAGTACGGCCTGGTCAACCAGATCAGGCTTGGAATGTGCAACATTTAAAACAATCTGTCCTCCCATGGAATGCCCTATTAATGTGACTTTTTCAAAGCCCAGTTTTTCTGATAAGCGGATAACCGTATCCGCCAGGTTTTTATAGGAGTAGACGAATTGCTGGGATTTCCCGCTTTTGCCGAAGGGCGGCAAATCCATCGATACCACATTGAATTCCGTTTGCAGCAAAGGAATCAGCCTGCGAAAGCTAAAGGTGGATGACAGAAAACCGTGCAGCAGAACCAGGGTATTCCTGGAGGACTCATGTTTATAGTATTCATAATAAACATCTGTTCCATTAATGGGCTCTGTTCCTGAAAATGTCGCTTGTTCCATGGGCCTTCCCCCTCCTAGACTCAGTTTCACAGTATTTTCCCCTTAATCTTAATCTTGACACATATGATTTTAAAGAAATTAATAAATAATGAAAGTGACACATTTATTTTTCGAAGTTTTTGCTATAATGTAACTATTTTATAGAGTAAATTACTAAAGGATGGGAGCGACAAGTATTGAAATTAACTGAAAAGCAAATCGAAGTTTTGGAAATTTTAGAAAATAACAGTGCGCGAATCCCTGTGGAAGACATTGCGAAAATGGCTCAATTAAGTGTGGCGGAAACTGAAACCACTTTAGATAAGCTTGAGGAAATGAAAGTGCTTGTGCGTTTTAATTCTGTTATTGACTGGTCAAAGGTGGATGGCCATGAGGGAGTTACTGCTATGATTGATGTGAAGGTTGCTCCAAAGCGCGGGGTAGGATTTGATGAAGTTGCACAGAGAATTTACCGTTTCAAAGAGGTGAGATCTGTCTATCTAATGTCCGGCGCCTATGATCTTTCTGTCATCATCGAAGGCCGTTCCATGAATGAGGTCGCCCGATTTGTATCAGAAAAGCTGTCGACTCTCGATTCCGTCTTGTCGACAACAACACACTTTATCCTAAAAAAATATAAACATGACGGCACTATTTTTGAACAAAATGAAGATGACAAGCGAATTGTGGTGTCACCGTAATGAAGGAAACAAAATCTTATTTATCCAAAACGGTAGAAGAGCTAAAGCCTTCCGGGATACGCCGCTTTTTTGACCTTGCTGCCGGAATGGAAGGAGTCATTTCCCTTGGGGTGGGGGAACCGGATTTCATCACACCCTGGTCAGTTCGTGAAGCAGCCATCCTTTCCCTTGAGCAGGGGTACACCTCTTATACGGCTAATGCCGGCTTAATGGAGCTGCGGGAGGAAATAGCAGATTATATGCAGAAAAGCTTTGGAGTATCTTATTCACCCCAAAGTGAAATTGTCGTTACAGTGGGAGCGAGCCAGGCATTGGATATATCCTTAAGGGCAATCCTTGATTCGGGTGATGAAGTAATTGTGGTGGAACCAAGCTTTGTTTCCTATGTTCCCTTAGTAACTCTTGCAGGAGGTGTGCCTGTCCAGGTCCAGACTTTAAAGGAGAATGGGTTTAAAATTCTGCCTGAGCAGCTGGAAAACGCAATAACCTCCCGGACGAAAGTCATTATACTTTGTTCACCCAATAATCCGACTGGAACAATGTTAAGTGGAGATGAACTGAACGCTATTGCAAAAATAGCTGAAAGGTACGATTTGCTGGTTCTTTCTGATGAGATATATGCGGAGCTTGCATATGATGATGAGTATACGAGTTTTGCCGCCATCGGAGAAATGAAGAAAAGAACTATCTTAATATCGGGATTTTCAAAGGGGTTTGCCATGACAGGCTGGAGATTGGGGTTTATCTGCG includes the following:
- a CDS encoding aminotransferase: MKETKSYLSKTVEELKPSGIRRFFDLAAGMEGVISLGVGEPDFITPWSVREAAILSLEQGYTSYTANAGLMELREEIADYMQKSFGVSYSPQSEIVVTVGASQALDISLRAILDSGDEVIVVEPSFVSYVPLVTLAGGVPVQVQTLKENGFKILPEQLENAITSRTKVIILCSPNNPTGTMLSGDELNAIAKIAERYDLLVLSDEIYAELAYDDEYTSFAAIGEMKKRTILISGFSKGFAMTGWRLGFICAPEEISQAMLKIHQYAMMCAPTMAQFAALEALKTGRSDVEDMKKSYKRRRNYFVQSLNELGLTCHMPGGAFYAFPSIESTGLTSEEFAEKLLLEEKVAVVPGNIFGESGEGHVRCSYATSMELLQEAIKRISHFVKQNPKA
- a CDS encoding alpha/beta hydrolase — encoded protein: MEQATFSGTEPINGTDVYYEYYKHESSRNTLVLLHGFLSSTFSFRRLIPLLQTEFNVVSMDLPPFGKSGKSQQFVYSYKNLADTVIRLSEKLGFEKVTLIGHSMGGQIVLNVAHSKPDLVDQAVLLCSSGYMKRMKPHIIFSSYIPFFHLYVKLYLQRSGVKQNLKNVVYDHSMIDDEMLYGYLSPFLEDDIFRALTRMIRDREGDMPAAALKKIETPCLLIWGEHDRVVPLHVGKRLNKDLKNSKLVVLKDTGHLVPEERPEDVLKHIRSFVNPVQVCR
- a CDS encoding Lrp/AsnC family transcriptional regulator, with protein sequence MKLTEKQIEVLEILENNSARIPVEDIAKMAQLSVAETETTLDKLEEMKVLVRFNSVIDWSKVDGHEGVTAMIDVKVAPKRGVGFDEVAQRIYRFKEVRSVYLMSGAYDLSVIIEGRSMNEVARFVSEKLSTLDSVLSTTTHFILKKYKHDGTIFEQNEDDKRIVVSP